The following coding sequences lie in one Spirosoma sp. KUDC1026 genomic window:
- a CDS encoding glycoside hydrolase family 172 protein, translated as MKYVFLCWLTLCTTYSALAQRLPGFDGLDMNLSTLSRLSNAKTRSISPENFTGERGKGGMADPVKQKGQRNVANAANEARDLGQGWKVNPFIIVEKGETVTIAEMEGPGAIQQIWMTPTGNWRYSILRFYWDDEKEPSVEVPVGDFFGMAWNEYALLNSLAVTVNPGSAFNCYWKMPFRKRCKITLENQNPDESMRLYYQINYTLTAIGEDEAYFHAQFRRSNPTKGSLHTILDGVQGKGQYVGTFMAVGTRNNGWWGEGEIKFFMDGDQQFPTISGTGTEDYFCGSYNFENKKTHQYEAFSTPYAGLHQVIRPDGLYKSQQAFGMYRWHIMDPVRFEKELKVNIQDLGWRSGGRYYPQQSDIATVAYWYQREPHARFPKLPSRDELEVPR; from the coding sequence ATGAAATACGTCTTTCTTTGCTGGCTGACTCTTTGCACAACGTACAGCGCGCTGGCACAGCGCTTACCTGGTTTCGACGGGCTGGACATGAATCTCAGTACTCTGTCACGTCTGTCCAACGCGAAGACCCGCTCGATTAGTCCCGAGAATTTTACGGGTGAGCGGGGCAAGGGCGGTATGGCCGACCCTGTTAAGCAGAAAGGGCAACGCAACGTAGCCAATGCTGCCAACGAAGCCCGCGATCTGGGGCAGGGCTGGAAAGTAAATCCGTTTATCATTGTTGAAAAAGGAGAAACGGTCACTATTGCTGAGATGGAAGGTCCTGGTGCCATTCAGCAGATCTGGATGACGCCCACCGGCAACTGGCGCTACTCGATTCTGCGCTTTTACTGGGACGATGAGAAAGAGCCCTCTGTCGAGGTACCCGTCGGCGATTTTTTCGGCATGGCCTGGAACGAATACGCGCTCCTAAACTCGCTGGCCGTTACGGTCAATCCCGGCAGCGCTTTCAACTGCTACTGGAAGATGCCGTTCCGCAAAAGGTGTAAGATCACGCTGGAGAACCAGAACCCCGACGAGTCAATGCGGCTTTACTACCAGATCAACTACACACTGACGGCCATTGGCGAGGACGAAGCGTATTTTCACGCCCAGTTTCGCCGGTCGAATCCCACAAAGGGATCGCTGCACACAATTCTGGACGGCGTGCAGGGCAAAGGGCAATACGTGGGTACATTCATGGCCGTAGGTACCCGTAACAATGGCTGGTGGGGCGAGGGCGAAATTAAGTTCTTCATGGATGGCGATCAGCAGTTTCCGACCATTTCAGGCACCGGAACGGAAGATTATTTCTGCGGCTCGTACAATTTCGAGAACAAGAAAACGCACCAGTACGAAGCGTTCTCAACGCCCTACGCCGGTCTGCACCAGGTTATACGGCCCGACGGTCTGTACAAATCCCAGCAGGCATTTGGTATGTACCGCTGGCACATCATGGACCCTGTTCGCTTCGAAAAAGAACTGAAAGTCAACATTCAGGATCTGGGCTGGCGTAGCGGTGGGCGGTATTATCCGCAGCAGTCCGATATTGCCACGGTGGCTTACTGGTATCAGCGCGAGCCCCACGCCCGCTTCCCTAAACTCCCCTCGCGAGACGAGCTGGAGGTACCGCGCTAA
- a CDS encoding ATP-binding protein produces the protein MTRTELDDLIIKGESNTLEFKRSLSSAHRIARTLAAFANCSGGTLVIGVSDDGKILGVPSEIRELRKLEEASDELVEPALTISYETLSLDGRKILAVTISKSDEKPHYAIDESGKRIIYVRSRDKTVPTNKFIIGDESVDARLIKSPTARTLIQYLRKNDHITADKFAKLINISEYRAGKLLRQLTEQGLLLLIDKPRPTRYALKLAE, from the coding sequence ATGACGCGTACCGAACTCGACGATTTGATTATAAAAGGGGAAAGTAATACCCTGGAATTTAAACGCTCCCTTTCATCAGCCCACCGGATTGCCCGCACGCTGGCGGCTTTTGCCAACTGCTCGGGCGGCACGTTAGTAATTGGCGTGTCCGACGACGGTAAAATACTGGGCGTCCCTTCTGAAATCCGCGAACTCCGCAAACTGGAAGAGGCCTCGGATGAACTGGTAGAACCGGCCTTGACTATCAGCTACGAAACGTTGTCGCTTGACGGACGGAAGATCCTGGCGGTGACTATCTCGAAAAGCGACGAAAAACCTCACTATGCCATTGATGAATCGGGCAAACGAATTATCTACGTCCGGTCACGCGATAAAACGGTTCCAACCAATAAGTTCATCATTGGCGATGAATCGGTCGACGCGCGGCTCATCAAATCCCCAACGGCCCGTACGCTGATCCAATACCTGCGTAAGAACGACCATATCACGGCCGATAAATTTGCCAAGCTAATTAACATCTCAGAATACCGGGCTGGTAAACTCCTGCGCCAGCTGACAGAACAGGGATTATTGCTGCTCATCGATAAACCGCGCCCAACGCGCTACGCCCTAAAACTAGCAGAATAA
- a CDS encoding DUF4832 domain-containing protein, which yields MKNRAKFLVLGGLLVWNASFSQTKHIVYKESLADFPNPERGFYIPFGTSTENFKPLDKAVLLNYRRQPQQSSKASYSFFCSLIYRAYRLERFKTSPIDADFLQKIQADANTARSAGVKLILRFSYTDKTHSGDCPDEYKICPPYGDASKPVVLAHIAQLKPLLQKNADVIAVLQMGFIGIWGENYFTDYFGDASLNHLGVVPDSSWRDRNEVLNALLDALPKERMVQVRTPQIKQRFVSGPQAPVAMSPMSEKEAFSQSTTARIGFHNDCFLASADDYGTFYDYGNSSSKRGPANEWLRRYFEADSRYTAVGGETCDDAFSPQNDCAPIGRAEQEMAAMHYSYLNAAYNNDVNNDWHTDGCMAKIRRNLGYRFVLEGATLPTKVRAGQALTCEINLKNVGYASPYNPRPLQLLLRHTTTKAVTVLNSQTDVRKWFSGPIQWRESITLPAGLQTGQYELLLNLPDAYASLANRSEYSIRLANEAVWEATTGYNRLNHTLVVEP from the coding sequence GTGAAGAACCGAGCAAAATTTCTGGTTTTAGGTGGACTTCTGGTGTGGAATGCCAGTTTTTCCCAGACTAAACACATCGTATATAAAGAAAGCCTGGCCGATTTCCCGAATCCTGAACGGGGCTTCTATATTCCATTCGGTACCAGCACCGAAAACTTCAAACCGCTGGACAAAGCCGTTCTGCTGAATTATCGACGACAACCTCAACAATCCAGCAAAGCCAGTTATTCGTTTTTCTGCTCGCTGATTTACCGGGCTTACCGGCTCGAACGCTTCAAAACGTCGCCGATTGACGCCGATTTCCTGCAAAAGATTCAGGCTGATGCCAATACCGCCCGATCGGCCGGAGTGAAGTTGATCTTACGTTTTTCCTACACCGATAAAACCCATTCCGGCGACTGCCCCGATGAGTACAAAATCTGTCCGCCCTACGGTGATGCCAGCAAACCGGTGGTGCTGGCACATATTGCCCAGCTCAAGCCGCTGTTACAGAAGAATGCCGATGTTATTGCGGTTTTGCAGATGGGTTTTATTGGTATCTGGGGCGAAAACTACTTTACCGATTACTTTGGCGATGCGTCGCTCAATCACCTGGGCGTAGTTCCTGATAGTAGCTGGCGCGATCGGAACGAGGTGTTAAATGCCCTGCTAGATGCGCTCCCCAAAGAGCGCATGGTGCAGGTTCGCACTCCGCAGATCAAACAGCGGTTTGTGAGCGGCCCGCAGGCACCGGTAGCTATGTCACCAATGAGCGAAAAGGAAGCGTTTAGTCAATCGACTACGGCCCGGATCGGGTTTCACAATGACTGCTTTCTGGCGAGCGCCGACGATTACGGGACCTTTTACGATTACGGTAATTCGTCCTCTAAACGCGGCCCCGCCAACGAGTGGCTCCGGCGGTATTTTGAAGCCGATAGCCGGTACACGGCCGTTGGCGGAGAAACGTGCGACGATGCGTTCAGCCCGCAAAACGATTGCGCGCCGATTGGCCGGGCCGAGCAGGAAATGGCTGCTATGCATTACAGCTACTTAAATGCTGCGTATAATAATGACGTCAACAACGACTGGCATACGGACGGATGCATGGCAAAAATCCGCCGGAACCTGGGTTATCGCTTTGTGCTGGAAGGAGCAACCCTACCCACAAAGGTGCGGGCCGGGCAGGCACTCACTTGTGAAATCAACCTGAAAAACGTGGGATACGCTTCGCCTTATAACCCGCGCCCCCTTCAGCTTTTGCTGCGACACACAACGACGAAAGCGGTGACCGTTCTGAACAGCCAGACCGACGTTCGGAAATGGTTCAGCGGCCCGATTCAGTGGCGGGAATCGATTACGTTACCTGCTGGTTTACAGACGGGTCAATACGAACTGCTGCTAAATTTACCCGATGCCTACGCGTCGCTGGCCAACCGATCTGAATACAGTATTCGCCTGGCCAACGAAGCGGTCTGGGAAGCGACTACTGGGTACAATCGCCTGAATCATACGCTGGTTGTGGAGCCCTGA
- the hemF gene encoding oxygen-dependent coproporphyrinogen oxidase — protein sequence MTSDQLITQNTITHFFQDLQDRICQALVDTDRAVGPQLTPDFREDTWQRPGGGGGRSRTLSGGNVIEKGGVGFSAVHGEATEATLRSLNLTEPAQFFATGVSIVIHPHSPMVPIIHMNVRYFEMSSGHSWFGGGIDLTPHYVVAEDAHWFHQQLKTVCDRHDPAYYDRFKPWADDYFYIPHRQETRGIGGIFFDYLKPDSPAHKADLFAFVQDVGNAFAPIYTHFMRQNQSIPYGEREKQWQFQRRGRYVEFNLVWDRGTKFGLETNGRTESILMSMPPQANWTYDFRPEAGSREEETLGLLKKGNNWAN from the coding sequence ATGACTTCGGATCAACTCATTACCCAGAATACCATAACTCACTTTTTTCAGGACCTTCAGGACCGAATCTGCCAGGCCCTAGTCGACACAGACCGGGCGGTCGGCCCGCAGCTAACCCCAGATTTTCGGGAAGATACCTGGCAGCGGCCCGGCGGTGGCGGGGGCCGTTCCCGCACGCTTTCGGGGGGCAACGTCATTGAAAAAGGGGGCGTTGGTTTTTCGGCGGTGCATGGCGAGGCTACCGAAGCCACGTTACGGTCGCTGAACCTGACAGAGCCCGCTCAGTTCTTTGCGACGGGGGTGTCTATCGTCATTCACCCGCACAGCCCGATGGTCCCGATTATTCACATGAATGTCCGGTATTTCGAGATGAGCAGTGGCCACAGCTGGTTTGGCGGGGGCATCGACCTGACGCCCCATTACGTAGTGGCCGAAGACGCCCACTGGTTTCATCAGCAACTGAAAACCGTTTGCGACCGGCACGATCCAGCGTATTATGACCGGTTCAAACCCTGGGCCGACGACTATTTCTACATCCCCCACCGACAGGAAACCCGTGGTATTGGCGGTATTTTCTTCGATTATCTGAAACCCGACAGTCCGGCCCATAAAGCTGACCTGTTTGCGTTCGTGCAGGATGTTGGCAACGCGTTCGCGCCAATTTATACGCATTTTATGCGGCAGAATCAGTCGATACCCTACGGTGAACGCGAAAAACAATGGCAGTTTCAGCGCCGGGGACGCTACGTTGAGTTTAATCTCGTCTGGGACCGGGGCACCAAATTTGGCCTGGAAACCAACGGACGTACCGAATCCATACTGATGAGTATGCCCCCACAGGCCAACTGGACCTACGATTTTCGACCTGAAGCAGGAAGCCGGGAAGAAGAAACGCTGGGATTACTGAAAAAAGGCAATAACTGGGCTAACTAA
- a CDS encoding MFS transporter gives MPRIQTDATLEPPPSIWEAFHITLFRAVWIAAFVSNIGTWMQNTAGVWLLTTLSTSSVLVAMMQTATSLPVFLLSVPSGVIADLLDRRRLLLVTQAFMAVMALTLAVTTLMGVATAWSTLFLTFMLGVGAAFNAPAWQTIASELVPRRLLPAALTLNGVSMNAARAIGPALGGLIIAYFSPGYVFLLNSLSFLGTCLVLYQWKRPIAESSLPGENFVSALRAGIRYVQFSPAIHAIMIRASAFTFGASALWALLSLVIAQRLHLSSGTYGIMLSCLGTGAVTAALLMNTIQQYLVISQRILVGMIGFALAELALATFTTIYFLYPVMFMAGVSWLLTLTSFNISVQLNLPKWVQARVLSLYLLVFQGGTAFGSLIWGSVASQFGLTTALVSAAGALVIAMLLAIWFPIQQTASLDLAPAGTWDEPDNRAHVAPDDGPVVVMIEYRIDPQTLAAFLQATEALKRVRLRDGALRVGVFTDITQPERQVEFFMVASWADHLRQHQRFTQEDIAVQEMVEQFHIAPTPPKVSHFVAQTDTYSAIPAPLQPPSPTTLESQ, from the coding sequence ATGCCACGTATTCAAACGGACGCAACGCTCGAACCCCCGCCTTCCATCTGGGAAGCCTTTCACATTACACTGTTCCGGGCCGTCTGGATTGCCGCCTTCGTTTCCAACATTGGCACCTGGATGCAGAACACCGCCGGGGTCTGGCTGCTGACTACACTGTCTACGTCATCGGTACTGGTTGCCATGATGCAGACAGCCACCAGCCTGCCGGTCTTTCTGCTCAGCGTCCCGTCTGGCGTTATTGCCGACCTCCTCGACCGGCGTCGGTTGCTGCTGGTTACCCAGGCGTTCATGGCGGTTATGGCGCTGACGCTAGCGGTAACGACACTGATGGGCGTAGCCACGGCTTGGTCTACGCTTTTTCTGACCTTCATGCTCGGGGTTGGGGCCGCCTTTAACGCCCCTGCCTGGCAAACCATAGCGTCGGAGCTGGTACCGCGTCGGCTTCTTCCGGCAGCCCTTACGCTCAACGGCGTCAGCATGAACGCAGCCCGCGCCATCGGCCCCGCCCTGGGTGGACTTATCATTGCCTATTTCTCTCCGGGTTACGTTTTCCTGCTCAACAGCCTCTCGTTTCTGGGCACCTGCCTGGTACTTTACCAATGGAAGCGCCCCATTGCGGAGTCGAGCCTGCCCGGCGAAAACTTCGTTAGTGCCCTGCGGGCCGGGATTCGTTACGTCCAGTTTTCGCCGGCGATTCACGCCATTATGATCCGGGCGTCGGCCTTTACGTTCGGGGCCAGCGCGCTCTGGGCGTTGCTGTCGCTGGTGATTGCCCAGCGGCTCCACTTAAGTTCGGGGACGTACGGTATCATGTTATCTTGCCTGGGTACGGGGGCCGTCACGGCGGCACTGCTGATGAATACTATTCAGCAATACCTGGTTATTAGTCAGCGGATCCTGGTTGGCATGATCGGTTTCGCCCTGGCCGAACTGGCGCTGGCAACGTTCACGACTATTTATTTTCTGTACCCGGTCATGTTTATGGCGGGGGTATCGTGGTTGCTGACCCTGACCAGCTTCAACATTTCCGTACAACTCAATCTGCCCAAATGGGTGCAGGCGCGGGTGCTCAGCCTGTACCTACTTGTTTTTCAAGGTGGTACAGCCTTTGGAAGCCTGATTTGGGGAAGCGTAGCGAGTCAGTTTGGGCTGACTACGGCCCTAGTTAGCGCGGCTGGTGCGCTGGTCATCGCCATGCTACTGGCGATCTGGTTTCCTATCCAGCAAACGGCCTCCCTCGATCTGGCGCCCGCCGGGACATGGGATGAACCCGATAATCGCGCCCATGTCGCGCCCGACGACGGGCCGGTCGTTGTTATGATCGAATACCGTATTGATCCCCAGACGCTGGCCGCTTTTCTGCAGGCCACCGAAGCACTCAAGCGGGTTCGGCTCCGCGATGGTGCCCTGCGGGTTGGCGTATTCACCGACATCACCCAGCCCGAGCGGCAGGTTGAGTTCTTTATGGTAGCTTCCTGGGCCGATCACCTCCGCCAGCACCAGCGGTTTACCCAGGAGGATATTGCCGTACAGGAAATGGTGGAACAGTTTCATATCGCCCCGACTCCACCCAAAGTAAGTCACTTCGTCGCGCAGACAGATACGTACAGCGCTATTCCAGCACCGCTGCAGCCCCCCAGCCCGACGACGCTGGAAAGTCAGTAG
- a CDS encoding CocE/NonD family hydrolase, with protein MMHFIIQRPGQRLRLSGLLLCGFLTLLTHQLAAQIRANREDSLYIRENYTKLERMIPMRDGIKLFTSIYVPKNTSEKYPILLDRTPYSVAPYGEDKYKTSLGPSMLFARDGYIIVYQDVRGKYMSEGNFVAVQPFIPNKKKKTDVDESSDTNDTIEWLLKNIPNNNGRVGSWGISAPGFYTTMTAIDAHPALKIASPQAPVTDWFMGDDRHHNGAFFLMGTFAFLSSYGAPRPEPTPKGSPSFSAYGTPSGYEFYKNLGPIRNVNDNIFKGQNAIWNQMMDHPNYDEFWQARTPVPHLKNIRPAVLTVGGWFDQEDLYGPLKTYAGIERNNPKSPNLLVMGPWIHGGWSRGPGESLGNIRFDSPTGPFYRETIEFPLFGHYLKDKPDPQLPKAYIFETGSNQWKKYDSWPPKAAQEKKLYFQPNGKLSFDAPKTGSASYDEYVSDPNKPVPYTNEIRTIRGADFMYEDQRFTATRPDVLVYESDTLTEDVTISGNVMADLFVSTTGTDADFIVKLIDVYPNNAPNNSPIPGTKMGGFQLLIRGEVMRAKFRNSFAKPEAMKPGEVSEVKFDMQDAAHTFRKGHKIMVQVQSSWFPLVDRNPQKFVDIYHATEADFQKATHRVYFSPKQPSSVSVRVMP; from the coding sequence ATGATGCATTTTATAATTCAGCGACCCGGCCAGCGTCTTCGTTTGTCGGGCCTTCTTTTGTGCGGTTTTCTAACGCTGCTGACGCACCAGCTGGCAGCGCAGATACGGGCCAACCGTGAGGATTCGCTTTACATTCGGGAGAACTATACGAAGCTCGAACGCATGATTCCGATGCGCGACGGCATCAAGCTATTCACGTCGATTTATGTCCCTAAAAACACCAGCGAGAAATACCCGATTCTGCTGGACCGGACCCCCTATAGCGTAGCCCCTTACGGGGAAGACAAGTATAAAACATCGCTGGGACCCTCCATGCTGTTTGCCCGGGATGGATACATCATTGTTTACCAGGACGTTCGGGGGAAATACATGTCGGAGGGCAATTTTGTGGCGGTGCAGCCTTTCATTCCCAACAAGAAAAAGAAAACCGACGTTGACGAAAGCTCCGATACGAACGACACCATCGAGTGGCTGCTCAAAAACATCCCAAACAACAACGGTCGCGTGGGCAGCTGGGGCATTTCGGCACCGGGTTTCTACACAACTATGACGGCCATCGACGCCCACCCTGCGCTGAAAATCGCGTCGCCCCAGGCCCCGGTAACGGACTGGTTTATGGGCGACGACCGCCACCACAACGGTGCGTTTTTTCTGATGGGTACGTTTGCGTTCCTATCGTCCTACGGCGCTCCCCGTCCCGAACCAACCCCAAAAGGGAGTCCGTCTTTTTCGGCCTACGGCACGCCCAGCGGGTACGAGTTTTACAAGAATCTTGGGCCGATCCGGAACGTGAACGACAACATTTTCAAAGGCCAGAACGCCATCTGGAATCAGATGATGGATCATCCGAATTACGACGAGTTCTGGCAGGCTCGTACGCCCGTGCCGCACCTGAAAAATATCAGACCGGCCGTGCTGACCGTGGGGGGCTGGTTCGACCAGGAAGATCTGTACGGTCCGCTGAAAACGTACGCGGGCATTGAGCGGAACAATCCTAAATCACCCAACCTGCTGGTAATGGGTCCCTGGATTCACGGAGGCTGGTCGCGGGGACCGGGTGAAAGCCTGGGCAATATCCGTTTCGACTCGCCAACGGGTCCTTTCTACCGCGAAACGATCGAGTTTCCCTTGTTTGGTCACTACCTGAAAGACAAGCCTGATCCGCAGCTGCCCAAAGCGTATATTTTCGAAACGGGCTCAAACCAGTGGAAAAAATATGATTCGTGGCCGCCCAAAGCCGCGCAGGAAAAGAAATTGTATTTCCAGCCGAATGGCAAGCTCTCGTTCGACGCGCCCAAAACCGGCTCAGCCAGTTATGACGAGTACGTCAGCGATCCAAACAAGCCGGTTCCGTATACAAACGAAATCCGGACCATTCGGGGTGCCGATTTCATGTATGAAGATCAGCGTTTTACCGCCACCCGCCCCGACGTACTGGTCTACGAGTCGGATACATTAACAGAGGACGTAACAATTTCGGGTAACGTGATGGCCGATCTGTTCGTGTCAACCACCGGTACGGATGCCGACTTCATCGTGAAACTGATTGACGTCTACCCAAATAATGCGCCCAATAACAGCCCAATTCCCGGCACGAAGATGGGCGGCTTTCAACTGCTTATCCGGGGTGAAGTAATGCGGGCCAAGTTCCGCAACAGTTTCGCCAAACCGGAAGCTATGAAACCGGGCGAGGTATCGGAGGTGAAATTCGATATGCAGGACGCGGCCCACACGTTCAGGAAAGGTCACAAAATCATGGTACAGGTGCAAAGCTCCTGGTTCCCACTGGTGGACCGCAATCCGCAGAAGTTCGTGGACATTTACCATGCTACCGAAGCAGATTTTCAGAAGGCAACGCATCGGGTCTATTTCTCCCCTAAACAGCCCTCCAGTGTATCGGTGCGGGTGATGCCGTGA
- a CDS encoding plasmid stabilization protein, whose product MPQGDKSAYTDKQIRQAEHIEEGYEKQGVPEEEAESRAWATVNKISGGGKKSGSGRGHAENKEPMQKGGKKGGAASASRTAEERSASAKKAAATRKRNAEKA is encoded by the coding sequence ATGCCACAGGGAGACAAATCGGCCTACACCGACAAGCAGATTCGGCAGGCTGAACACATTGAGGAAGGATACGAAAAACAGGGGGTGCCCGAAGAGGAAGCGGAAAGCCGGGCCTGGGCAACAGTAAATAAAATATCGGGTGGTGGCAAGAAAAGCGGCTCAGGTCGCGGCCATGCCGAGAACAAGGAACCCATGCAGAAAGGGGGCAAAAAAGGCGGTGCTGCATCAGCGTCCCGCACGGCAGAAGAACGGTCTGCCTCCGCTAAAAAAGCCGCTGCTACACGCAAACGTAACGCCGAGAAAGCGTAA
- the treF gene encoding alpha,alpha-trehalase TreF — translation MFSYSHRVSIPVLVSTFFLVSLLLPDRPSSVGVPEPAVESLQGPDEQFGKLFEAVQMGRIFPDSKTFADCTPKFATATILTSYERERTQPNFNLKTFVDQNFTRPVTPATGYTSEANQSAEEHITALWPVLTRPADARPKAGGPTGSLIPLPKPYVVPGGRFGEIYYWDSYFTMLGLQVSGRSQQIQHMIDNFAYLIDRFGFIPNGNRTYFLGRSQPPFFSYMVGLLSEVRGRRVLLQYLPQLQKEHDFWMDGEDQLTTQQPAFRRVVRLADGVFLNRYYDDKTSPRPESYREDVELGRRSKDPQVLYRHLRAGAESGWDYSSRWFRDGKQLRTIHTTDFIPVDLNCLLVNLERTLAQAYRLKGDANREKLYTQLANQRQAAIQHYCWNAKRQFFFDYDFVARKQATVYSLAAVFPLFANVATTAQSVAVARMLERSFLKTGGLTTTLVRTGQQWDAPNGWAPLQWVAIRGLRNYRQTALANRIKRQWMTENLRVYKASGKMVEKYDVVNTVSAKGGEYPNQDGFGWTNGVLLRLLKEK, via the coding sequence ATGTTTTCCTATAGTCACCGCGTTAGTATTCCCGTTCTTGTCAGTACGTTTTTTCTAGTCAGTTTACTGCTGCCCGATCGTCCGTCGTCGGTAGGCGTCCCTGAACCGGCCGTCGAGTCGTTACAGGGGCCCGATGAGCAGTTTGGCAAGTTATTCGAAGCGGTGCAGATGGGCCGCATTTTTCCGGATTCCAAAACTTTTGCCGACTGTACCCCCAAATTTGCTACGGCTACGATCCTGACCAGCTACGAGCGGGAGCGCACCCAGCCGAATTTCAACTTAAAGACCTTTGTCGACCAAAATTTCACCCGCCCCGTCACGCCGGCTACAGGTTATACCAGCGAAGCGAATCAGTCGGCCGAGGAGCACATCACAGCGCTTTGGCCTGTACTGACCCGCCCCGCCGACGCCCGGCCCAAAGCGGGTGGCCCAACGGGGTCACTGATTCCGTTACCCAAACCATACGTAGTGCCCGGCGGGCGTTTCGGCGAGATTTATTACTGGGACAGTTATTTTACCATGCTGGGCCTGCAGGTATCCGGTCGATCGCAGCAGATCCAGCACATGATCGACAATTTTGCGTACCTCATCGACCGTTTTGGTTTCATCCCCAACGGAAACCGGACCTACTTCCTGGGTCGATCACAGCCGCCGTTTTTTTCGTACATGGTTGGTCTGCTCAGCGAAGTCCGCGGGCGTCGGGTACTACTTCAATACCTGCCTCAGCTCCAGAAAGAACACGATTTCTGGATGGACGGCGAGGATCAACTCACGACCCAGCAACCCGCATTTCGGCGCGTAGTCCGGCTGGCTGATGGTGTATTCCTCAACCGTTATTACGACGACAAAACAAGCCCCCGCCCCGAGTCCTACCGCGAAGACGTCGAATTGGGCCGGCGCAGCAAAGACCCGCAGGTGTTGTACCGCCACCTGCGCGCCGGGGCCGAATCGGGCTGGGATTACAGTTCCCGCTGGTTCCGCGACGGCAAACAGCTTCGTACTATTCACACCACCGATTTCATTCCTGTCGATCTCAATTGTCTGCTCGTTAACCTGGAGCGAACGCTGGCCCAGGCGTACCGTTTAAAGGGCGATGCAAACCGGGAAAAGCTCTACACCCAGCTGGCCAATCAACGGCAGGCCGCTATTCAGCATTATTGCTGGAACGCTAAACGTCAGTTCTTTTTTGACTACGATTTTGTGGCCCGCAAACAGGCAACAGTTTATTCCCTGGCGGCCGTTTTTCCCCTGTTCGCCAACGTAGCAACCACGGCGCAGTCAGTGGCGGTGGCCCGGATGCTGGAACGCAGTTTTCTGAAAACCGGCGGTCTTACGACAACGCTGGTCCGGACGGGACAGCAGTGGGATGCTCCTAATGGCTGGGCCCCCTTGCAGTGGGTAGCTATCCGCGGCTTGCGCAATTATCGACAAACGGCTCTGGCCAATCGGATCAAACGCCAGTGGATGACCGAAAACCTGCGGGTATACAAAGCCTCGGGAAAAATGGTTGAAAAATATGACGTCGTTAATACAGTTTCTGCTAAGGGCGGAGAATACCCTAATCAGGATGGTTTCGGCTGGACCAATGGGGTTTTGCTGCGACTGCTGAAAGAAAAATAA
- a CDS encoding o-succinylbenzoate synthase: MSLKADYLKYTLHFRFEAGTSRGTLTERTIYLIRLCDTTNPQLVGYGECGPLAGLSIDDRPDFEACLQRACREFTELDLEIFSWNVSIILDQIFGRDFPSILFGFETAMLDFLAGGQRVIYASDFTTGERELPINGLIWMGSPQFMREQIEEKLQTGYTTIKLKIGAIDFDQECALLDMIRDRYTPEQITLRVDANGAFRPDEAMQKLERLAGYNLHSIEQPIKAGQHDLMAELCQHSPVPIALDEELIGHMEYVNKFRLLKKIQPQYIILKPGLLGGFTHCNEWIEVAGRLNIGWWITSALESNIGLNAIAQYTAQFKNLMPQGLGTGQLYHNNFESPLRIEQGHLHFNPERPWQLGPLLTSNLQLP; this comes from the coding sequence ATGAGTCTGAAAGCCGATTACCTGAAATACACGCTGCATTTTCGCTTCGAAGCGGGTACGTCGCGCGGCACCCTCACAGAACGGACGATCTATCTGATTCGGCTTTGCGACACAACAAACCCACAACTCGTTGGCTACGGTGAGTGTGGTCCGCTGGCCGGACTCAGCATCGACGACCGGCCTGATTTTGAAGCCTGTCTGCAACGGGCCTGCCGGGAGTTTACCGAGCTTGATCTGGAAATTTTCAGCTGGAACGTATCGATTATTTTAGACCAGATTTTCGGACGTGACTTTCCCAGTATTCTGTTTGGCTTCGAAACGGCCATGCTCGATTTTCTGGCCGGTGGGCAGCGGGTCATTTATGCGTCGGACTTCACAACTGGTGAGCGCGAACTGCCCATCAATGGCCTGATCTGGATGGGCAGCCCGCAGTTCATGCGTGAGCAGATTGAAGAAAAACTACAGACGGGGTACACGACTATTAAGCTTAAAATCGGGGCGATTGACTTTGACCAGGAGTGTGCGCTGCTGGACATGATCCGGGACCGGTACACACCCGAACAAATCACGTTGCGAGTCGATGCCAATGGGGCATTTCGGCCGGATGAAGCCATGCAGAAGCTCGAACGGCTGGCGGGTTACAACCTTCACTCGATTGAGCAACCCATCAAAGCTGGTCAGCACGATCTCATGGCCGAACTGTGCCAGCATTCGCCCGTACCCATTGCCCTCGACGAAGAACTGATCGGGCATATGGAATACGTCAACAAATTCCGGCTGTTGAAGAAAATTCAACCCCAGTACATTATCCTGAAACCTGGGCTTCTTGGCGGATTTACCCACTGCAATGAGTGGATCGAAGTGGCCGGACGACTCAATATCGGCTGGTGGATTACGTCGGCGCTTGAATCAAATATTGGCCTGAACGCCATTGCTCAATACACCGCTCAGTTTAAGAACCTGATGCCGCAGGGGCTGGGAACGGGTCAGTTATACCACAATAATTTCGAAAGCCCGCTCCGTATTGAGCAGGGGCATCTCCACTTCAATCCCGAGCGCCCCTGGCAGCTGGGGCCGCTGCTCACCAGTAACCTGCAACTGCCCTGA